In Paracholeplasma morum, the genomic stretch TACTGGTTGCTGCAACAATCATTCTTTATAAGACCAAATTTGGTTTGAGATTACGTGCAACTGGTGAACATCCGCATGCAGTTGAATCCGTCGGTATCAGTGTATCTAGAATGAGATATTATGGTGTTGGTTTATCAGGTTTATTAGGTGGTATTGGTGGGTATTTCTACTCTGTTGGGGTCATTGATAGCAACATCAGTGGACATACAGGGGTTGCAGGGTTCGGGTTTTTAGCTTTAGCGGTTATGATCTTTGGACAATGGAAACCACTTAGAATTTTATTTGCAGCATTGTTCTTCGCATTCTTAAGAACATTTGCATATTCCATTCCACTTATTCCATTCCTAAATAACTTGGGCATTAATCAAACGTATTATAAAATTTTACCTTATTTGGCCACACTAATCGTTTTAATATTCTCGTCTAAGCGATCGAGAGCACCTAAAGCTTCAGGAGTGCCTTACGATAAAGGACAACGTTAATAAATTAAAGCATTCGCAACCGCGAATGCTTTTTTGTTATACAAAAAAGTGAATCCTTTCGGACTCACAATAAATGGTTATACTTCGTATTCATCAATCATTTTGACAAGTTCATCGTAGACTTCGTCTTCTTTGATTTTCTTTAAGATTTGACCGTGTTTAAAGATAACTGCTTCACCCTTGCCACCTGCAACCCCTATATCTGCGTGTTTTGCTTCGCCTGGGCCGTTTACTTTACACCCCATGATTGCAACATTGATTTTCTTGTTAACGCCTTGTAAGTAGGTTTCTATGCGTTTTGCGATGTCGATCATATCGTATTGAATTCTCCCACAAGTAGGGCAGCTAATTAGGTTGGGTATATCATTTCTTAAGTTTAGATTTTTTAAGATTTCTTTTGCTGCACGAATTTCAATTTCAGGATTATCTGTTAAAGATACTCTAATGGTGTTACCGATACCTTCGTGTAAAAGGATACCGATGCCCATTGCGCTTTTAATTGCGCCACTAAAAGCAGTACCAGCTTCAGTGACCCCTAAGTGAAGTGGGTATGGGAAAGTTTTTGCAGCTAAGCGGTACGTATCGATCATTAAGTTCATATCAGTTGCTTTTAAGGATAATGCAATGTCAAAAAAGTCCATAGATTCAAGGATTTCAACATGCCCTTTAGCTACTTTAATCATGTTTTCTGCAGTTGGTTCTAAGTTATCAGGTAATGAGCCACTATTAACACCAATGCGAATAGGAACTTTTTTTGCTTTACATGCTTCAACAACCAGCTCAACTTTTGAGCGGTCCTTGATGTTTCCTGGATTTAGGCGGATTTTATCAACACCCTGTTCAATAGCTTCTAAAGCCAGTTTATAGTCAAAATGAATGTCTGCGACCAAAGGAATATGAATTCGTTTCTTAATTTCCCCTAGGGCCTTAGCGTCCACTTTGTCTAATACGGCCACTCTAACGATTTCGCAACCGGCTTTTTCTAGTCTTAATATTTGATCTACGGTTGCATCAACATCCTTAGTATAGGTCGTTGTCATACTTTGGATGTAAACATGATTGTTGCCACCCATTATTAATTTGCCAATTTTGATTGGTCTTGTCTCTAGTCTTTGCATAATATCACCAATTTTTATTATATCATACTGATTTATTTTTTTTAGAGATTAGACTTGATAAAATCAAAAGACTGAAAACCCCTTTATTTTTATACGATAATATGTTTAAATCAATATTGGAGCTGATTGTATGAAGATAGAAGAACTAAGTAGACAAGAGTATCAAAATTACCCTTTAGAATCTCGTTATAAAACGAAATACTACTATCATATCAAAGTAAAAAGCAAAAAGAATATTAGCATGTCCATCGACAAAAAGAAGTACTTATTTGCTCAAGAAAAAAAGTTTAAATCTATTCTTTTCGCAAGTCACTTAATCGTTTCAGATGTATTTGGTATGTTAGAAAAGAAAAACTTAATGGCAGTCATTGAAGGTTCTATGGATACAATCAATAACCGCTATGTTATTCCAAACTTATGGGTCGATGCCAAAGTAAGAAGAAAGAAATATGCCACTGAACTACTAGGTCACATCGAAGTTGTGGCCAAAAAGAAAGGTGCTAGAGCCATTTTTGTTGAAGTTTCATCGACAAATTATCCTGCTATATGCTTTTTAAGAAAGAATGGTTATGAGTTTAATGGGTTTGATGGTTCGTTCTATTCAAACAAAGATATCCTCAAAAAAGAGGTTAAAATAGATTTTGTAAAGCACTTATAGTAATGGCTTAGTTAGGCTATAAAGGCATTAAAGTTCGGAATCAAAATCATATAAATCAAAAATGCTTGATATTTATATCGTAGTTTGATATACTTTTAAATGAAATGTCTGGAGGGATTTATACATGCGTGAACTAGTCAAGTTAGTTTGTACAGAATGTGGCGAAGAAAACTACTATACAACTAAAAATAAGAAAACCACACCGACTCGTCTTGAAATGAAAAAGTACTGCCCAAAATCACGTACTTATACTGTACACAGAGAAAAGAAATAAGCTATTCTAAGAATAGTTTTTTTTCTACTTAGAGGTAAATATGATATTAAAAGGCAATGGTGATTTATCCCATGTATACATCATTAAAAAATTCGACCAGGCCATTCTAATTGACCCAAGCCATAGCTTGTCTTTAATTCAACAAGCCTTGAATGGGTATCAATTAAAAGCCATTTTATTAACACATGGTCATATTGATCATACAGCACTCATTCATGAGTTTAAAGTCCCTATCTATATGCATAAACAAGATTATGATTTAATGTTTAATGATGACCAAAATGGCTCAAAAGACATCAAGTTAAAAAGAACATTTGAAAAAAACAACTTAGACATTCATTTCGTAGAAGACAAGGATTCGATTGCTTTCTTAGATGAATCGATTAAGGTGATTCATACGCCAGGTCATACTAAAGGCGGGTTATGCTTTTTACATAGAAATATGCTTTATACTGGAGACACTTTATTTAAAGGCTCTGTAGGTAGAACGGATTTGATAGGTGG encodes the following:
- the ispG gene encoding flavodoxin-dependent (E)-4-hydroxy-3-methylbut-2-enyl-diphosphate synthase — protein: MQRLETRPIKIGKLIMGGNNHVYIQSMTTTYTKDVDATVDQILRLEKAGCEIVRVAVLDKVDAKALGEIKKRIHIPLVADIHFDYKLALEAIEQGVDKIRLNPGNIKDRSKVELVVEACKAKKVPIRIGVNSGSLPDNLEPTAENMIKVAKGHVEILESMDFFDIALSLKATDMNLMIDTYRLAAKTFPYPLHLGVTEAGTAFSGAIKSAMGIGILLHEGIGNTIRVSLTDNPEIEIRAAKEILKNLNLRNDIPNLISCPTCGRIQYDMIDIAKRIETYLQGVNKKINVAIMGCKVNGPGEAKHADIGVAGGKGEAVIFKHGQILKKIKEDEVYDELVKMIDEYEV
- a CDS encoding GNAT family N-acetyltransferase — encoded protein: MKIEELSRQEYQNYPLESRYKTKYYYHIKVKSKKNISMSIDKKKYLFAQEKKFKSILFASHLIVSDVFGMLEKKNLMAVIEGSMDTINNRYVIPNLWVDAKVRRKKYATELLGHIEVVAKKKGARAIFVEVSSTNYPAICFLRKNGYEFNGFDGSFYSNKDILKKEVKIDFVKHL
- the rpmG gene encoding 50S ribosomal protein L33, whose protein sequence is MRELVKLVCTECGEENYYTTKNKKTTPTRLEMKKYCPKSRTYTVHREKK
- a CDS encoding MBL fold metallo-hydrolase yields the protein MILKGNGDLSHVYIIKKFDQAILIDPSHSLSLIQQALNGYQLKAILLTHGHIDHTALIHEFKVPIYMHKQDYDLMFNDDQNGSKDIKLKRTFEKNNLDIHFVEDKDSIAFLDESIKVIHTPGHTKGGLCFLHRNMLYTGDTLFKGSVGRTDLIGGSTALLNKSIKKLFMELPGLTKILPGHDEPTTLNQEKKDNDYVKKVLSK
- a CDS encoding ABC transporter permease is translated as MDTLYYIVQNMLPVAIPLLLVALGGMFSERSGVINIALEGIMLVGAFIGALLIRSLQTSGINPQLLLLVAMIIAGLGGIIYSMLLSYAAVNMKANQTITGTSMNMLIPAIILLFSKMKFNSDGVTTDIALYIRKVPLLGDIPVIGDLFFQNTYLTVYIGILILVAATIILYKTKFGLRLRATGEHPHAVESVGISVSRMRYYGVGLSGLLGGIGGYFYSVGVIDSNISGHTGVAGFGFLALAVMIFGQWKPLRILFAALFFAFLRTFAYSIPLIPFLNNLGINQTYYKILPYLATLIVLIFSSKRSRAPKASGVPYDKGQR